From Leptotrichia wadei, one genomic window encodes:
- a CDS encoding AMP-binding protein, protein MFLERTERLALVDFENKHINYIDLINNIKYFSEYIVDLGSEKFGLIVMENRPEWIYSFFSVWDKRSAGIAIDANSNPNEILYVLEDSHPNVVFCSDETEKNVLEAVDKYSLKSSIKLVNVDKITIELEKMDVIKNMQFELGNPTGDETAAMLYTSGTTGNPKGVMLSFNNLNTEMEGLYEKGIFDYRDQILAILPFHHVLPLTASVLLMMKYQTSVVFAKKIASKEIFEALEKNRVTAIIGVPRVFKMFYDGIKQQIDAKFITRFIYKMMSNVKSLKIKRKVFAKVHKKFGGHLDFIVVGGAKMDPEISKFYETLGFYALEGYGLTETSPVIAVNSKKERKIGTVGKKLYNVDIKIVDEELWVKGPIVMKGYYNKPEKTAEVITEDGWFKTGDLATIDEEGFVTIRGRKNTMIVLSNGKNIDPETLENRVIAKSNGLIKEIGIFNHQNKLAAIIVPELLEFRKRGITNTKAYIRNIVEDYNLKAHNYEKVLDYKLFEEELPKTRVGKIRRFMLPDLYEKNEIVKKEKTPEPTDEAYKILKEYVKKNKGIEPQPEENLELEIGMDSLDIVEFFAFIENSFGIQLDEEKFAEMPNLKLLSEYINQKATKFEDNDVDWKQIISETKPIQDNKKRWVTRFLKALQPVVDLYFRVRKIDKKKLTNDPQIFVSNHQSFVDPLILGSLFPGKIVFNTLFLAIDWYFKKGVMKLLVSNGNVVLIDINKNVRKSVEEIVGYLKSGKSIVIFPEGARTKDGKVAQFKKVFAIIAKELNIDIQCIGIKGAFEAYSRYMKFPKPKKIEVAVLEKFKPEGTYDEIAQKAEKIIREYVEK, encoded by the coding sequence ATGTTTTTAGAAAGAACAGAAAGATTGGCGTTAGTTGATTTTGAGAATAAACATATTAATTATATTGACTTGATAAATAATATAAAATATTTTTCTGAATATATAGTTGATTTAGGAAGTGAAAAATTTGGGCTGATTGTTATGGAAAATCGTCCAGAATGGATTTACAGCTTTTTTTCCGTATGGGATAAAAGATCTGCTGGAATTGCCATTGATGCCAATAGTAATCCAAATGAAATTTTATATGTGCTGGAAGATTCACATCCAAATGTGGTTTTTTGTTCAGATGAAACAGAAAAAAATGTTTTGGAAGCAGTTGACAAATATAGCTTAAAAAGCAGCATAAAATTAGTAAATGTGGATAAAATTACTATTGAGCTGGAAAAAATGGATGTTATAAAAAATATGCAATTTGAGCTGGGTAATCCGACTGGAGATGAAACAGCCGCTATGCTTTATACTTCAGGAACAACAGGGAATCCAAAAGGAGTAATGCTGTCGTTTAATAATTTAAATACTGAAATGGAAGGGCTTTATGAAAAGGGAATATTTGATTATAGAGATCAGATTTTAGCAATATTGCCGTTTCATCATGTTTTGCCTTTAACTGCGAGCGTGCTTTTGATGATGAAATATCAGACATCAGTCGTATTTGCGAAAAAAATCGCTAGTAAGGAAATATTTGAAGCGCTTGAAAAAAATAGGGTAACTGCCATAATTGGAGTGCCTAGAGTATTTAAAATGTTCTATGATGGGATAAAGCAGCAAATTGATGCAAAATTTATTACAAGATTTATTTATAAAATGATGAGCAATGTAAAATCATTGAAAATAAAAAGAAAAGTTTTTGCGAAAGTTCATAAAAAGTTTGGAGGTCACCTTGATTTTATCGTCGTTGGTGGAGCGAAAATGGATCCTGAAATTTCAAAATTTTACGAAACATTGGGATTTTATGCTTTGGAAGGTTATGGACTTACTGAAACTTCTCCAGTTATTGCTGTAAATTCAAAAAAAGAGAGAAAAATTGGAACTGTTGGGAAAAAGTTATATAATGTAGATATAAAAATTGTAGATGAAGAATTATGGGTTAAGGGACCAATTGTTATGAAGGGATATTACAATAAACCTGAAAAGACAGCAGAAGTGATTACTGAAGATGGATGGTTCAAAACAGGAGATTTAGCGACAATTGATGAAGAAGGATTTGTTACAATTCGTGGAAGAAAAAATACGATGATTGTCTTGTCAAATGGTAAGAATATTGATCCAGAAACGCTTGAAAATAGAGTAATTGCAAAAAGTAATGGCTTAATTAAGGAAATTGGAATTTTTAATCATCAGAATAAACTGGCTGCAATAATTGTTCCAGAATTGCTGGAATTTAGAAAACGTGGAATTACAAATACAAAGGCTTATATTAGAAATATTGTAGAAGATTATAATTTGAAGGCACATAACTATGAGAAGGTTCTTGATTATAAGTTATTTGAGGAAGAGTTGCCAAAAACTCGGGTTGGAAAAATACGTAGATTCATGTTGCCTGATTTATATGAAAAAAATGAAATTGTAAAAAAAGAAAAAACACCTGAGCCAACAGATGAAGCATATAAAATATTAAAGGAATATGTCAAGAAAAACAAAGGAATTGAGCCGCAGCCAGAAGAAAATCTGGAACTTGAAATTGGAATGGATTCCCTTGATATTGTAGAATTTTTTGCATTTATTGAAAATAGTTTTGGAATTCAGCTGGATGAAGAAAAATTTGCTGAAATGCCGAATTTAAAATTATTATCTGAATATATTAACCAAAAAGCTACAAAATTTGAAGATAATGATGTAGACTGGAAGCAAATTATCAGTGAAACGAAGCCTATACAAGACAATAAAAAGCGTTGGGTGACAAGATTCTTAAAAGCATTACAGCCAGTTGTTGACTTGTATTTTAGAGTGAGAAAAATTGACAAGAAAAAATTAACAAATGATCCACAAATTTTTGTATCAAATCACCAAAGTTTTGTAGATCCATTAATTTTAGGTTCATTATTTCCTGGAAAAATTGTTTTTAATACATTATTTTTAGCAATTGACTGGTATTTTAAAAAAGGTGTAATGAAACTGCTTGTTTCAAATGGAAATGTTGTATTAATTGATATTAATAAAAATGTCAGAAAAAGTGTGGAAGAAATTGTAGGATATTTAAAAAGCGGAAAAAGTATTGTAATTTTTCCAGAAGGTGCGAGAACAAAAGATGGAAAAGTTGCCCAATTTAAAAAAGTATTTGCTATTATAGCAAAGGAATTAAATATTGATATTCAATGTATTGGTATAAAAGGAGCATTTGAGGCATATTCGAGATATATGAAATTTCCAAAGCCTAAAAAGATTGAGGTAGCAGTGCTGGAAAAATTTAAGCCAGAAGGAACTTATGATGAAATAGCTCAAAAGGCAGAAAAAATTATAAGGGAATATGTTGAAAAATAA
- a CDS encoding RNA-guided endonuclease TnpB family protein, whose translation MKYNLAFKYRIYPNKEQKLLINKTFGCVRFVYNTILYTANKFYEETGKNKIITPASLKSENQFLKEVDSLALSNAQLNVKRSFTNFFQKRAKFPRFKSKKKSVKSYTTNCVNNSIRIEENKYLVLPKLKRIKLKYHREIPKDYKIKSVTLTNSNGNYYVSVLTEFEKEIQKIPSNDKVIGLDFSMSELFISSENQRADYPRYFRMLEKKLKKLQKSLSRKVKFSKNWYKQKAKISKLHEYIKNCRRDFLHKLSKKLSEIYNAVVVEDLNMKGMSQALNFGKSVGDNGWGMFLRMLEYKLMFLGKQFLKIDKWFPSSKTCSRCGNIKEELKLSERSYKCECCGIEIDRDYNAALNIKNIGKEMLKY comes from the coding sequence ATGAAATATAATTTAGCATTCAAATACAGAATTTATCCAAATAAGGAACAGAAATTATTGATAAACAAGACTTTTGGATGTGTTCGTTTTGTTTACAATACGATTTTGTATACTGCGAATAAATTTTATGAAGAAACTGGAAAAAATAAAATAATTACACCTGCTAGTTTGAAAAGTGAAAATCAATTTTTGAAAGAAGTGGACAGTTTGGCACTTTCAAATGCTCAATTGAATGTAAAACGATCGTTTACGAATTTTTTTCAGAAGAGGGCAAAATTTCCGAGGTTCAAATCTAAAAAGAAAAGTGTCAAAAGTTATACGACAAATTGTGTGAACAATTCGATACGAATTGAGGAAAACAAATATTTGGTTTTACCAAAATTGAAAAGAATAAAATTAAAATATCATAGAGAAATACCGAAGGATTACAAGATAAAGTCAGTAACATTGACAAACAGTAATGGAAATTACTATGTTTCTGTTTTGACAGAATTTGAAAAAGAAATTCAAAAAATCCCAAGTAATGATAAAGTAATTGGGCTTGATTTTTCTATGTCTGAATTATTTATCAGTTCTGAAAACCAAAGGGCTGATTATCCAAGATATTTTAGGATGTTGGAGAAAAAATTGAAAAAATTGCAGAAATCATTGTCAAGAAAAGTGAAATTTTCTAAAAATTGGTATAAGCAAAAAGCGAAAATATCAAAATTGCATGAGTATATTAAAAATTGCCGAAGAGATTTTTTACATAAATTATCGAAAAAATTGTCTGAAATATATAATGCTGTGGTTGTCGAGGATTTGAATATGAAAGGCATGAGCCAGGCATTAAATTTTGGTAAAAGTGTAGGAGATAATGGATGGGGAATGTTTTTGAGAATGCTTGAGTATAAGTTGATGTTTTTAGGGAAACAATTTTTGAAGATAGATAAGTGGTTTCCGTCATCGAAAACTTGTAGTAGATGTGGAAATATTAAAGAGGAGCTTAAATTATCAGAAAGAAGTTATAAATGTGAGTGTTGTGGAATTGAAATTGATAGAGATTACAATGCGGCACTGAATATAAAAAACATTGGAAAAGAAATGTTGAAATATTAA
- a CDS encoding AAA family ATPase: MNKKAVPVGVENFERIIKDGYYYVDKSLLIEKMLENRTPVTLFTRPRRFGKTLNMSMIKYFFDVKNKDENKTLFENLKISDSKYMSEQGKYPVIFISLKDLKADTWEMCRLEIKKVISKLYREFQYITDKMDEDDKEIYNSIKNRKNDIDLNTSLELLSDFLCEYYGKKVIVLIDEYDSPIINAFDKGYYNEVIEFFQVFYSSALKTNDSLKYGILTGITRIIKEGIFSGLNNLYVNTVLSKNYAEYFGLLESEVIEMLDYFNMKYKIEEVRSWYNGYLFGNEQIYNPWSIVNYLREKEIKSYWANVSGNMLLGNMLDNVGESVYTDLKKFTDGESIEKYISDGTTIKSLLSNDDEIWQLFLYSGYLTKAEKQAERIESKNTYNLKIPNREIRSYFGDLFLNRFFGTEVKTNTLIKALENGDIRKFEKTLSEIMINMLSHFDLDSEMEKIYQVFMIGLVGFLMGRYEIVSNNESGYGRYDLAMIPIKSNEKAYLMEFKISKTEKGMRAKAEEALKQIDKKKYDTRLKARGIKNILKIGIAFYGKSVKVVSK; the protein is encoded by the coding sequence ATGAATAAAAAAGCAGTTCCAGTAGGGGTGGAAAACTTTGAAAGAATAATAAAAGATGGATATTATTATGTGGATAAATCATTATTAATAGAAAAAATGCTTGAAAATAGAACTCCTGTAACACTTTTTACAAGACCAAGAAGATTTGGAAAAACGCTTAATATGTCAATGATTAAATATTTTTTTGATGTCAAAAATAAAGATGAGAATAAAACACTTTTTGAAAATTTAAAAATATCTGATAGTAAATATATGAGTGAACAAGGAAAATATCCTGTAATATTTATTTCGTTAAAGGATTTGAAAGCGGATACCTGGGAAATGTGTCGTTTAGAAATAAAAAAAGTAATTTCAAAACTTTATCGTGAATTTCAATATATTACAGACAAGATGGATGAAGATGATAAAGAGATATATAATTCCATTAAAAACAGAAAAAATGATATTGATCTCAATACTTCACTGGAACTTTTGTCTGATTTTCTTTGTGAATATTATGGGAAAAAAGTAATAGTTTTGATAGATGAGTATGATTCTCCAATAATAAATGCTTTTGATAAAGGTTATTACAATGAAGTGATAGAATTTTTTCAAGTATTTTATAGTTCTGCATTAAAGACAAATGATTCATTGAAATATGGCATTCTTACGGGAATAACAAGGATTATAAAGGAAGGAATTTTTTCAGGCTTAAACAATCTTTATGTGAATACTGTACTTAGCAAAAATTATGCAGAATACTTTGGGCTTTTGGAAAGCGAAGTAATTGAAATGCTTGATTACTTTAATATGAAATATAAAATTGAAGAAGTAAGAAGCTGGTACAATGGATATCTTTTTGGAAATGAGCAAATATACAATCCATGGTCTATTGTCAATTATTTAAGAGAAAAAGAAATAAAATCATACTGGGCAAATGTTTCTGGAAATATGCTTTTGGGAAATATGCTTGATAATGTTGGAGAAAGTGTTTATACTGATTTAAAGAAATTTACTGACGGAGAAAGCATTGAAAAATATATTTCGGATGGGACTACAATAAAAAGTCTTTTGAGTAATGATGATGAGATTTGGCAGTTATTTTTATATAGTGGATATTTGACAAAAGCTGAAAAACAGGCGGAAAGAATAGAATCCAAAAATACTTATAATTTAAAAATACCGAACAGAGAAATAAGAAGTTATTTTGGAGATTTATTTTTGAATAGATTTTTTGGAACAGAAGTAAAGACAAATACTTTAATAAAAGCTCTTGAAAATGGAGATATTAGAAAATTTGAGAAAACATTGAGTGAAATAATGATAAACATGTTAAGCCATTTTGATTTGGACAGTGAAATGGAAAAAATTTATCAGGTATTTATGATAGGGCTTGTAGGATTTCTTATGGGAAGATATGAAATTGTCTCAAATAATGAGAGCGGATATGGAAGATATGATTTAGCGATGATACCAATAAAAAGCAATGAGAAGGCATATCTTATGGAATTTAAAATTTCAAAGACTGAAAAAGGAATGAGAGCAAAGGCAGAAGAGGCTTTGAAGCAGATAGATAAGAAAAAGTATGATACAAGGTTGAAGGCTAGAGGGATAAAGAATATTTTGAAGATTGGGATAGCGTTTTATGGTAAAAGTGTGAAGGTTGTTAGTAAATAA
- a CDS encoding phosphatidate cytidylyltransferase, translating to MLDVLKNNLKKFSIFVGAFSFGRLFYNYGINFFNLHIIIYFIIMLGICFFVSKSLKIGFENAIVETFLLVLIHIFQLNISFKSFLYGVAIFISISSIFNKIRESGKGKDSITGILYLLIALTVLFVFYKNPGSILYFRGVENITNEMLILFGLISLIGSI from the coding sequence ATGTTAGATGTACTAAAAAATAATTTAAAAAAGTTTTCAATTTTTGTAGGTGCATTTTCGTTTGGAAGATTATTTTATAATTATGGCATTAATTTCTTTAATTTACATATAATTATATATTTTATAATCATGTTAGGAATTTGTTTTTTCGTTAGCAAATCACTAAAAATAGGATTTGAAAATGCGATTGTTGAAACTTTTTTATTAGTTTTAATTCATATATTTCAATTGAATATAAGTTTTAAATCATTTTTATATGGAGTTGCCATATTTATTTCAATTAGTTCAATTTTTAATAAAATAAGAGAGTCTGGAAAAGGAAAGGATTCCATTACAGGGATTTTATATTTATTAATTGCCTTAACAGTACTATTTGTATTTTATAAAAATCCAGGTTCTATATTGTACTTTAGAGGTGTAGAAAATATAACTAACGAAATGTTAATATTGTTTGGGTTAATAAGTTTAATTGGAAGTATTTAA
- a CDS encoding helix-turn-helix domain-containing protein, with protein sequence MINNVERIKKLKDKNYQKIFGIKKNTFDKMLKLLNEAYRIEHLRGGHPPKLSVLNRLVIMLSYYRDYRTMENIAFEYGVAKSTVCECVKWVENILIKSEEFSLPKKRELVRDTEIEVVLVDATKCEIERPKKNSGNIIQEKGKNIL encoded by the coding sequence ATGATAAACAATGTTGAAAGAATAAAAAAACTTAAAGACAAAAACTATCAGAAAATTTTTGGCATTAAAAAAAATACCTTTGATAAAATGCTGAAACTTTTGAATGAAGCATACAGAATTGAACATTTAAGAGGCGGACATCCGCCAAAACTGTCTGTTCTTAACAGACTTGTAATTATGCTTTCATACTATCGTGACTACAGGACTATGGAAAATATTGCCTTTGAATACGGTGTTGCAAAAAGTACCGTCTGTGAGTGCGTTAAGTGGGTTGAAAACATCTTGATAAAAAGCGAGGAGTTTTCTTTGCCCAAAAAAAGGGAACTTGTCAGGGACACTGAGATAGAAGTCGTGCTGGTTGATGCTACGAAATGTGAAATTGAGCGTCCTAAAAAAAACAGCGGAAATATTATTCAGGAAAAAGGAAAAAACATACTATAA
- a CDS encoding aquaporin, giving the protein MKKYVAEFIGTAVLVLFGCGTAAVLGTKGSEVNVAYLATAFAFGLSIVAMA; this is encoded by the coding sequence ATGAAAAAGTATGTAGCAGAATTTATTGGTACAGCTGTCCTAGTTCTATTCGGTTGTGGAACTGCAGCAGTTTTAGGTACAAAAGGTAGCGAAGTCAATGTCGCCTACTTAGCAACAGCCTTTGCATTTGGATTATCAATCGTAGCAATGGCCTAG
- the dnaK gene encoding molecular chaperone DnaK, with protein MSKIIGIDLGTTNSCVAVMEGGNFAIIPNSDGGRTTPSVVNIKDNGEIIVGEIAKRQAITNPDSTVISIKTQMGSDYKVNIHGKDYTPQEISAMILKKLKKDAESYLGEPVTEAVITVPAYFTDAQRQATKDAGEIAGLTVKRIINEPTAAALSYGLDKKKEEKVLVFDLGGGTFDVSVLEIGDGVVEVISTSGNNHLGGDNFDQKIIDWLADEFKKETGIDLRNDKMAIQRLKDAAEDAKKKLSTTLETQISLPFITMDASGPKHLEKKLTRAAFDELTKDLVEATKGPVKQALEDANLDPSGIDEILLVGGSTRIPAVQEWVKSFFGKEPNKSINPDEVVAAGAAIQGGVLMGDVKDVLLLDVTPLSLGIETMGGVFTKIIDRNTTVPVKKSQVFSTAADNQPAVSIVVLQGERARAADNHKLGEFNLNDIPPAPRGVPQIEVTFDIDANGIVHVSAKDLGTGKENTVTISGSSNLSKEDIEKMKKDAEANEAEDAKFKELVEARNQADQLVIATEKTIKENEAKLQGTEKEDIEKAIEELKKVKDGDDIEAIRKGIEELSKVSQGFATRMYQEAAQAQQGAQGGETAGENNNSGADDVEDAEVVD; from the coding sequence ATGAGTAAAATAATAGGAATAGATTTAGGAACAACAAACAGCTGCGTGGCAGTTATGGAAGGTGGAAACTTTGCAATAATACCAAATAGTGATGGAGGAAGAACAACACCTTCAGTAGTAAATATTAAAGATAATGGAGAAATTATAGTTGGGGAAATTGCTAAAAGACAAGCAATTACAAATCCTGATTCAACAGTAATTTCAATTAAAACACAAATGGGATCAGATTATAAAGTAAATATCCATGGAAAAGATTATACACCACAAGAAATTTCAGCAATGATTTTGAAAAAATTGAAAAAAGATGCTGAAAGCTATTTAGGTGAACCTGTAACAGAAGCAGTAATCACTGTACCAGCTTACTTTACTGATGCTCAAAGACAAGCAACTAAAGATGCAGGAGAAATTGCAGGACTTACAGTAAAAAGAATTATTAATGAACCAACAGCAGCAGCATTATCTTATGGATTAGATAAGAAAAAAGAAGAAAAAGTGTTAGTATTTGACTTAGGTGGAGGTACATTTGACGTATCAGTATTGGAAATTGGAGATGGAGTAGTAGAAGTTATTTCAACTTCAGGAAATAACCACTTAGGTGGAGACAACTTTGACCAAAAAATTATTGACTGGTTAGCTGATGAATTTAAAAAAGAAACTGGAATTGATTTAAGAAATGATAAAATGGCAATTCAAAGATTGAAAGATGCAGCAGAAGATGCTAAGAAAAAATTGTCAACTACATTAGAAACACAAATTTCATTGCCATTCATCACAATGGATGCAAGTGGACCAAAACATTTGGAAAAGAAATTAACTAGAGCAGCATTTGATGAATTGACAAAAGACTTGGTTGAAGCAACTAAAGGGCCTGTTAAACAAGCGTTAGAAGATGCAAACTTAGATCCAAGTGGAATTGATGAAATCTTATTAGTTGGTGGATCAACAAGAATCCCAGCAGTTCAAGAATGGGTTAAATCATTCTTTGGAAAAGAACCTAATAAATCAATTAACCCTGATGAAGTTGTAGCAGCAGGAGCAGCTATCCAAGGTGGAGTATTAATGGGAGACGTTAAAGATGTATTGTTATTAGATGTAACTCCATTGTCATTAGGAATTGAAACAATGGGTGGAGTATTTACTAAGATCATTGATAGAAATACTACTGTGCCAGTTAAAAAATCACAAGTGTTCTCAACAGCAGCAGATAATCAACCAGCAGTATCAATCGTTGTATTGCAAGGGGAAAGAGCTAGAGCGGCTGACAACCATAAATTAGGAGAATTTAATTTGAACGATATCCCACCTGCACCAAGAGGAGTACCTCAAATCGAAGTAACATTTGATATTGATGCAAATGGTATCGTGCATGTATCTGCTAAAGATTTAGGAACAGGAAAAGAAAACACAGTAACAATTTCTGGTTCATCTAATTTGTCTAAAGAAGACATCGAAAAAATGAAAAAAGATGCTGAAGCAAATGAAGCTGAAGATGCTAAATTTAAAGAATTAGTAGAAGCTAGAAACCAAGCTGACCAATTAGTAATTGCAACTGAAAAAACTATAAAAGAAAACGAAGCTAAATTGCAAGGAACTGAAAAAGAAGACATCGAAAAAGCAATCGAAGAATTGAAGAAAGTAAAAGATGGAGACGACATCGAAGCAATCAGAAAAGGAATCGAAGAATTGTCGAAAGTATCTCAAGGATTTGCAACTAGAATGTACCAAGAAGCAGCTCAAGCACAACAAGGAGCACAAGGCGGAGAAACAGCTGGAGAAAATAACAACTCTGGTGCTGATGATGTGGAAGATGCAGAAGTTGTAGATTAA
- a CDS encoding MIP/aquaporin family protein, translating to MGVLLSGKMSIKDFIGYVIAQFLGGIFGAFILMSLIGKEHGLGTNGLFDASIGKSLLIEIILTFVFVIAILGVTSKVSNGAVAGLVIGLSLTLIHIFGIHFTGTSVNPARSFGPALFMGGDALTSVWVFIVAPLIGGALAALCYKWLSAEIEE from the coding sequence ATCGGAGTTTTATTATCAGGAAAAATGAGCATTAAAGACTTTATTGGATATGTTATTGCTCAATTTTTAGGAGGAATCTTTGGAGCATTTATCTTAATGTCATTGATTGGAAAAGAACATGGATTAGGTACAAACGGATTATTTGATGCAAGTATTGGAAAATCATTATTAATTGAAATTATTTTAACATTTGTATTTGTAATCGCAATTTTAGGAGTCACTTCAAAAGTCTCAAATGGAGCGGTTGCAGGATTAGTAATCGGTTTGTCATTAACTTTAATTCATATTTTTGGAATTCACTTTACAGGAACATCTGTAAATCCAGCAAGAAGTTTTGGCCCAGCATTATTTATGGGTGGAGATGCATTAACATCAGTTTGGGTATTTATTGTAGCACCTCTAATTGGTGGAGCATTAGCAGCCCTTTGTTATAAATGGTTATCTGCTGAAATTGAAGAATAA
- a CDS encoding aldose 1-epimerase family protein yields the protein MESTINTLKYGNIEIAVADRGAELRSYKVDGEEFMWDRNPEFWAASSPVLFPFVGTIKNGAYSFDGEKYEISTRHGFARTEDFELVEKSENFLKFRFSSNKETLEKYPFEFELFITYTIVGNTLEIGYNVVNKNDSDIYFSLGTHPAFALDVNDDIKLSDYYLEFEKNETSKKYKLNEKGLVLDEKADCLNNENKLHITETVFDDDAIIFEDLKSEKVVIKNSKNSKELSVKYKGFHYVAFWSKSKAPFVCIEPWYGISDFENTSGKLEEKIGILKLEAGEEFFAKLVIEGKK from the coding sequence ATGGAAAGTACAATAAATACCCTAAAATATGGAAATATTGAAATTGCAGTTGCGGATAGAGGAGCGGAATTACGAAGTTACAAAGTAGATGGAGAAGAGTTTATGTGGGACAGGAATCCTGAGTTTTGGGCTGCCAGTTCACCTGTGTTGTTTCCGTTTGTTGGAACTATAAAAAATGGGGCTTATAGTTTTGATGGGGAAAAGTATGAAATTTCTACACGGCATGGGTTTGCTCGGACTGAGGATTTTGAACTGGTTGAGAAGTCTGAAAACTTTTTGAAGTTTAGGTTTTCTTCTAATAAGGAAACTTTGGAGAAGTATCCGTTTGAGTTTGAATTGTTTATAACTTATACAATTGTTGGAAATACTCTGGAGATCGGGTATAATGTTGTGAATAAAAATGATTCTGATATATATTTTTCGCTTGGAACACATCCTGCATTTGCACTTGATGTAAATGATGACATAAAATTGAGTGATTATTATTTGGAATTTGAGAAAAATGAGACTTCAAAGAAATATAAATTGAATGAAAAAGGGCTTGTTTTAGATGAAAAAGCTGATTGCTTGAATAATGAAAATAAATTGCATATTACTGAAACAGTGTTTGATGATGATGCGATAATTTTTGAAGACTTGAAATCAGAAAAGGTTGTGATAAAAAATAGTAAAAATTCAAAAGAGTTAAGTGTTAAATATAAAGGTTTTCATTATGTTGCATTTTGGAGCAAATCGAAAGCTCCGTTTGTGTGCATAGAGCCTTGGTATGGAATTTCTGATTTTGAGAATACGAGCGGGAAATTAGAAGAAAAAATTGGAATTTTGAAATTGGAAGCTGGAGAGGAATTTTTTGCAAAATTAGTTATTGAAGGAAAAAAATAA
- the dnaJ gene encoding molecular chaperone DnaJ, whose product MAKKDYYEVLGVPKNASEQDIKKAYRSMAKKYHPDRNKDNPEAEAKFKEVQEANEVLSDPQKRAAYDQYGHAAFENGGAGAGGFGGQGFGGQGFGGAGGFDFEDLGDIFGSFGSFFGGRGQAQSQGPKVHRGDDLRYNLVLTLEEVAFGVEKELKYKRNGQCHTCHGSGAEPGHGTKTCDKCNGSGHIKVQQRTLFGMASGIQECDKCHGTGKIPEKECHTCHGTGLERETFTKKVRFPSGLQTGQKLIVRGCGDAGANGGIFGDLRVYITVAKHDIFDRISEYDICCEVPLKMTTAILGGEVEVPTLNGKKKIVIPEGTQNGKIFRLKNEGIKYSRSENRGDEIVEIKVETPTNLTDKQKEILREFDGSLDNKKNYKKAHSFKDKIKRFFSKFEN is encoded by the coding sequence ATGGCAAAAAAAGATTATTATGAAGTGCTTGGCGTACCTAAAAACGCTTCGGAACAGGATATAAAAAAAGCGTATAGGAGTATGGCGAAAAAATATCATCCAGATAGAAATAAGGATAATCCTGAAGCTGAAGCCAAATTTAAGGAAGTACAGGAAGCAAATGAAGTATTAAGCGATCCGCAAAAAAGAGCGGCTTATGACCAGTATGGACATGCGGCATTTGAAAATGGAGGAGCTGGAGCAGGTGGCTTTGGTGGACAAGGCTTCGGTGGACAAGGTTTTGGCGGTGCTGGCGGATTTGATTTTGAAGATTTAGGAGATATTTTTGGAAGCTTTGGAAGTTTTTTTGGTGGAAGAGGTCAAGCTCAAAGTCAAGGACCAAAAGTGCATAGAGGAGATGATTTAAGATACAACTTGGTATTAACTCTTGAAGAAGTGGCTTTTGGTGTAGAAAAAGAATTAAAATATAAAAGAAATGGACAATGTCACACTTGTCATGGAAGCGGTGCTGAACCTGGACACGGTACAAAAACATGTGATAAATGTAATGGTTCGGGACATATAAAAGTTCAGCAAAGAACATTATTTGGAATGGCAAGCGGAATACAGGAATGTGATAAGTGTCACGGAACTGGAAAAATACCTGAAAAAGAATGTCATACTTGTCATGGAACAGGTTTGGAAAGAGAAACATTTACGAAAAAGGTAAGATTCCCGTCAGGTCTTCAAACTGGACAAAAATTAATAGTAAGAGGATGTGGAGATGCAGGAGCAAACGGTGGAATCTTTGGAGATTTAAGAGTATATATAACTGTTGCAAAACATGATATTTTTGATAGAATAAGTGAATATGACATTTGTTGTGAAGTTCCTTTAAAAATGACAACAGCTATTTTAGGTGGCGAAGTAGAAGTACCTACACTTAATGGTAAGAAAAAAATTGTAATTCCAGAAGGAACTCAAAACGGAAAAATCTTTAGATTGAAAAATGAAGGAATAAAATATAGCCGAAGTGAAAACAGAGGAGATGAAATTGTAGAAATAAAAGTAGAAACTCCAACAAATCTTACTGACAAGCAAAAGGAAATTTTACGTGAATTTGACGGTTCGCTTGACAATAAGAAAAATTATAAAAAAGCTCATTCATTTAAAGACAAAATAAAAAGATTTTTCAGTAAATTTGAAAATTGA